ACTTGCAGCGCTTCGTTTATAGCATTAATCCCGAAGGTTAGCGACCTTGTCTCATTATCAGATTTCAGGCCCATATCGCTGATTGGCATAATAAACAAAATTATTTCAAAAGTCTTAGCCAATCGGCTAAAGGGGGTCCTTAGTAGTATCATCTCACAGGAACAGTCCGCGTTTGTGGCCAATCGAAACATAGTGGACGGTCCCTTGGTTCTGAATGAAGTCGTATCTTGGGTGAAAAAACACAAGAAGAAGATTTTTCTATTTAAAGCGGACATCGAGAAAGCATACGACACTCTTAGTTGGAAATTCCTGATTACGATACTCACACATATGGGGTTTCCTTCTAGATAGAAGACATGGATTATGGGCATCTTGTTCTCGCGCAAAGCATCTGTCCTTTTAAACGGAACTCCAACGGGCGAATTCCTATATAAGAGGGGTTTAAGACAAGGTGACCCGCTATCACCCTTCTTGTTCACTATTGCCATGGAAGCGCTCCATATACTCATGGTTAGAGCAGTGAGCACCAGAATGTTCTTGGGTTTAAAATTACCTAACAACGGGCCGAATCTGTCTCACCTTTTCTTCGCAGATGATTCCATATTTGTGGGTGCATGGGAGGAGGGCAACTTGAAAACATTAAGGCGTGTGTTGAGGATTTTTCACATGATGTCGGGTTTAAAGGTTAACCACAATAAAAGCTTTCTGTATGGTATCGGGTTGAATGATGAAGAGATTGGTAACATGGCCTCTGTCTTGAACTGTAAAGCCGGACATCTACCATTCACATATTTAGGCTTGAAAGTCGGAGCGAATATGAATAGAGTGGTTAACTGGAAAGAGGTTATAGATAAGTTTAATAAGAGATTATCTAATTGGAAAGCAAAACTATTGTCATTCGCAGGGAGGATTACGCTCGTCAAGTCGGTTCTAGGCTCCTTACCAAATTATTTTTTTATCACTGTATAAAGCTCCGAAGGCTGTCCTAAAAAAACTTGAAGGCATAAGAAGAAGGTTTCTATGGGGTGGGTGCGGAGCCGCGAACAAAATTCGATAGATGAAATGGGAGAGGATTGTGGCGTCTAAAAACATGGGGGGTCTAGGAATTGGTAGGATAAGAGAGATGAATCAGGCTCTTTTGCTGAAATGGAGGTGGAGGTATAAAGTAGACCCGAATCAAATGTGggtcaaggttatcgaggcattacATAATAACAGGAGGAAATCACAAAGTGTTCCGGTAAAAAAATCAATAACAGGTGTATGGAAAACAATTATAGGGATCGAAGACGAGTTCAAGAAGGTAGGTATTGATGTGGCCCGTAACCTTAGGAGTAAAGTTGGCGACGGAAGTAAAACGATGTTTTGGCTGGATTCGTGGGCGTCTTCTCGGCCACTTAAAGATGAATTTCCACTCATATTCAGCATAGCTAAGGAAAAGAAGAATAGAGTAAAACAAAATTACAAGGTGAATAATGGGGGGATCTTATGGGATTGGAAATGGAATAGACTTTCTAGCACTGATGATGAAAGAACTGAATTGGGGATCCTAAAACATTATTATTATAGCAAGCCGTTGGCCAAGGTGAAGACTTTTGGAGCTGGAAGAAGAATACAGAGGAAGAATTCTCAGTGAAAAGCATTAGAAAGGAGCTCGCTAGCATTATCGACATCAACAATGTACCGAACGGTTTCGAGTGGTGCAAGATCGCTACGGCCAAGGTTAACTGTTTTGCTTGGCGAGCGGCTGAAGGCAAAATTCCAATGACGGATGCTCTAAGGAGAAGGGGGTTCAGTTGGGTTCGACACTATGCAGTGCATGCGACGCAGCCCCCGAAACAGCGAACCACGTCCTCATCCATTGTTCGAATGCTAAGAGTGTGTGGCTGCAGTTGTGGTCTTGGCTGAAACTTCCGTTCCGGGACCATAGTGAAGATCTTATAACTCGACTCGCTGATAAAATGGAGTGGCCTCATAACAAAGAAAAACTAATTTATGCAGTTTACCTCCTTGTTGTATGGCGCTTGTGGAAAAATAGGAACAACAGAATTTTCAACAATTCGCATCTGGAACCTAGCAGGTTGGTGGAAGAGATAAAAGAGGAGTCGTTCGGGTTGATAAGGATCAGATCAAGGCGCACAAGAATAACATGGGACGTATGGAAGAACTTTTCTTTCACGGAGCATAGTTTATGAAGGTTCATGTTTTTAGTTCTTGATTTGTTTTTCTCGATGTATAGTTTTGTTATCCTGGTCTTTGTTACTTGACTGTTTTCTGCAACTTCATAGCTCCTTGCTATTTGTCGTTTTGTCCTTGATTTGATGAATAAAGGTTCCATTGTTGCTATTgttgctgttcaaaaaaaaaaaaaaagattataaCAAACAAGTGCACGTATCATTCAAATGATCATCAAACATCCTGTTAggttaaacaaataaaacaaaaccaaTTAGACATGGACCTTTAATGATTTAAAGTATACTAATTAAATTCAAGTAACTAGGCTTaatttttgaaatataaatttcTTTATAATGTAATTcttttagaagaaaacaaaacaatggtGTCATTTGTAAAAACATAATGGTGTCGCTCATAAAAAAACAATAGGGTCGCCCGAATTTTTCCTATTATGCGTTGTATTTGCAACACAAAATTCAATGGTGTCGGACGACACCGTTGTTCAAAGTGTGGCTCCGCCATTGGAGACAGGCGTTGATCTCGCGCTAGTAGGGTATTGTAGCACAGATTATGCGGGCAATTTAGACACTAGGAGGTCGACTATCGGGTATATGATTATGCTAGGACGAGGGGAGGTCACTTGGTGTGGCAAGAGATAGCCGACAGTGTCCTTATCAACCAGGAAGGTCGAGTATCATTCCGTTGCAATGGCGGCTCGAGAGGTTAGTTGGCTTTGGTTGTTACTAAGAAAGTTGAAACAATATGTCAAAGAAAAGGAGGTGGTGCTTTATGATAACTTATCATCGATTCACTTAGCCGAGAAACGGAGGTTTCTTGGTCGTTCAAAGCACATCAAGTTATGACTTCATAAGAGAAAAAAGTTCTCGAGGGAGAAATTGAATTGAAGTATATCTATACAAACGAACAAATAGTTGACGCGTATACCAAAGGATTAAACATGAAGATATCTATTTAATGATTTGGAAGATATACCAAAAGAAGACACCACTACCTCAAATTAAATACACTAACAATAGTCACAGAATATTGATACACTTCATATCCCTACTACTATTTTCTTATTATTTAGTTTGTTTTATTAGTTTACGACTGATTGCACCGATACATGCTTCACTAGGGTTTCCTCTTGTAAGACTATCCACAACCATAGGTTTTAAAATAACAACTAACGTGTCAACTTAGCTAATACACCAGATTTTACACATCTataagagttaactgccattttcgtccctgtggtttggtcactttggccatttcagtccatttttcaaaaatgcgccattttcgtcccccacgttctggaaaggtgccatttcagtccaaaaatcataacccagttaagtcagtttgtaaataaggactgattgtgtaaatttgtaacataaaggactgattgtgtaaatttgaaaaatggactgaaatggcagttaacaccaccaccactagccctgccaccaccaccactccgctgccaccaccaccactccgctgccaccaccgccaccaccgccaccaccgccaccacagccaccaccgccaccacagccactgccaccaccaccaccgccgccgccggaaTCACCACCATCAACGTCATGGCAAGACCCATATTTTCAAACGTTTGTATGTAATATAAAGTCAGAATTTATTGTATTTAATCCGAAAAGTAAACGAGCAAAACAAAGGAACGAGAACGGTATACCGAAACGAAAAGCTTGCGGGTTACGGGGACGTCTTCGTCTTCTCCGGTCGTCTTCTCCGATTAACTCCGAACTCCGGCGAGTTGCAGAAATGAGCAGGGGTGGAACTAGATGTTTGTGGGGATCTGCGGAACTTCTATAATCCATTCGATTCGACACATAACGACAGATTGTAGTGGGATCGATCCACTTTTAATTTTTATAGTGGATTATAGATAAACTGTGCCTCTTATAGCCTCATGGCAATTTAGTATGAGCAACACTAAGCATGCTGTAATTGCTATTATATAACAATATAGTGACACAGCAAAACTGAATCCCCAGTTTTTTAGGAATGGGAGAATTACCGATATGTCTCTGGTATATGTCATCATGAGCTTCTATTCTGCTTGGTCATACTATACAATTTCTTTATATTTCTTTAGTGAGACAATTCTTCATGCTCATTACAATACATCATCATTTATTGTTTTCTTATGCAGGCTGAGAAATGGGTTAGTAACATGACTAGAACCGATGATAAAGAACCAACTAGAACCGAAGACGTCCCCGTAACCCGCAAGCTTTTCGTTTCGGTATACCGTTCTCGTTCCTTTGTTTTGCTCGTTTACTTTTCGGATTAAATACAATAAATTCTGACTTTATATTACATACAAACGTCAGAAAATATG
Above is a window of Helianthus annuus cultivar XRQ/B chromosome 14, HanXRQr2.0-SUNRISE, whole genome shotgun sequence DNA encoding:
- the LOC110906845 gene encoding uncharacterized protein LOC110906845 → MEALHILMVRAVSTRMFLGLKLPNNGPNLSHLFFADDSIFVGAWEEGNLKTLRRVLRIFHMMSGLKVNHNKSFLYGIGLNDEEIGNMASVLNCKAGHLPFTYLGLKVGANMNRVVNWKEVIDKFNKRLSNWKAKLLSFAGRITLVKSVLGSLPNYFFITV